Proteins from one Ovis aries strain OAR_USU_Benz2616 breed Rambouillet chromosome 12, ARS-UI_Ramb_v3.0, whole genome shotgun sequence genomic window:
- the BTG2 gene encoding protein BTG2 (The RefSeq protein has 1 substitution compared to this genomic sequence): MLPEIAAAVGFLSSLLRTRGCVNEQRLQVFRGALQAALTEHYKHHWFPEKPSKGSGYRCIRINHKMDPIISKVASQIGLSQPQLHRLLPSELTLWVDPYEVSYRIGEDGSICVLYQEAPVATSYGLLTCKNQMILGRSSPSKNYIMAVSS, translated from the exons ATGCTCCCGGAGATAGCCGCCGCCGTGGGCTTCCTCTCCAGCCTTCTGAGGACTCGGGGCTGCGTGAACGAGCAGCGACTGCAGGTGTTCCGCGGGGCTCTCCAGGCGGCGCTGACGG AGCACTACAAGCACCATTGGTTTCCTGAAAGACCGTCCAAGGGCTCTGGCTACCGCTGCATCCGCATCAACCACAAGATGGACCCCATCATCAGTAAAGTGGCTAGCCAGATTGGACTCAGCCAGCCTCAGCTGCACCGATTGCTGCCCAGTGAGCTGACCTTGTGGGTGGACCCCTATGAGGTGTCCTACCGCATTGGGGAGGATGGCTCCATCTGCGTCCTGTACCAGGAGGCCCCCGTGGCCACATCCTATGGACTTCTCACCTGCAAGAACCAGATGATACTGGGCAGGAGCAGTCCTTCAAAGAACTACATCATGGCAGTCTCCAGTTAG